One genomic segment of Chitinibacter sp. FCG-7 includes these proteins:
- a CDS encoding ribonuclease catalytic domain-containing protein, giving the protein MNVFYEEDGSFKVASINDEQAASMQVEDARGKRSKIKTANVLLRFDRISLDDFFKSAQSLAAEVDVNFLWECCGQDEFGFAEIAAEYFGANPSLTQQAAAAIALHTAPMYFYRKGKGRYKAAPEENLKAAIAGLERKAREAEQMAAWEADLLAGILPQALQEKISRLIHRPDKNSLEYKALAQAAESAQTSTLRLLEKVGAIPDVAQYHLDGFLVEHFPKGRGFPATEPVFAPEDLPIADVQAFSIDDASTTEIDDAFSLKKLANGNWQVGIHIAAPVLGILPGSTLDQVVLDRLSTVYFPGDKITMLPDDAVEVFTLQEGAARPAVSMYLEVSLGYDIISHRSLIERVPVVANLRHHDIEPYFNEDTVGKEGEDYPWKAELTLLWNLAGALEGRRGKADQPQQQRLDYSFYIDREEGQAERVRIVPRKRGAPMDKLVAELMILVNSLWGANLRDAQIAGIYRSQGGGRVKLSTQPTAHAGLGVDCYMWSSSPLRRAVDFINQQQLVAMIRNEKPRYQKNDAELFTAISSFDAAYAAYADFQDKMERYWCIRYLEQENMREFTAQVIKENLVRVDGMPLVLRVGGLPELPAGMTVSLQLIKVDYLELAVEARIATI; this is encoded by the coding sequence ATGAATGTTTTTTACGAGGAAGATGGCAGCTTTAAAGTCGCCAGCATCAATGATGAGCAGGCTGCCAGCATGCAAGTGGAAGACGCACGCGGCAAACGCAGCAAAATCAAAACCGCCAATGTGCTACTGCGTTTTGATCGCATCAGCCTCGACGATTTTTTCAAATCGGCACAGAGCCTCGCCGCCGAAGTTGATGTCAATTTCCTGTGGGAATGCTGCGGGCAAGATGAATTTGGCTTTGCCGAAATTGCCGCCGAATACTTTGGTGCCAACCCCAGCCTGACCCAGCAAGCCGCCGCGGCCATCGCGCTGCATACCGCGCCGATGTATTTTTATCGCAAAGGCAAAGGCCGCTACAAAGCTGCACCCGAAGAAAACCTGAAAGCGGCGATTGCCGGACTGGAGCGCAAAGCGCGTGAAGCCGAGCAAATGGCTGCGTGGGAAGCTGATCTTCTGGCAGGTATCTTGCCACAAGCCTTGCAGGAAAAGATCTCTAGACTAATACATCGCCCCGACAAAAACAGCCTCGAATACAAAGCACTGGCGCAAGCGGCTGAAAGCGCACAAACATCAACGCTGCGCTTGCTAGAAAAAGTGGGCGCAATTCCCGACGTGGCGCAATATCATCTCGACGGCTTTTTGGTCGAGCATTTCCCCAAAGGTCGTGGCTTTCCGGCGACCGAGCCCGTGTTTGCGCCTGAAGATTTGCCGATTGCCGATGTGCAAGCCTTCTCGATTGACGACGCGAGCACGACCGAAATTGACGACGCATTCAGTTTGAAAAAGCTCGCCAACGGCAACTGGCAAGTCGGTATCCACATCGCCGCACCTGTACTCGGTATTTTGCCAGGCTCAACGCTAGATCAAGTCGTACTCGATCGCTTGTCGACCGTGTATTTCCCCGGCGACAAAATCACCATGCTGCCCGACGACGCAGTCGAAGTATTCACATTGCAAGAAGGCGCGGCGCGCCCGGCGGTGTCGATGTATCTGGAAGTCTCGCTCGGCTACGACATCATCAGCCATCGCTCGCTGATCGAGCGCGTGCCCGTGGTCGCCAATCTGCGCCATCACGATATCGAGCCGTATTTCAATGAAGACACCGTCGGCAAGGAGGGCGAAGACTATCCGTGGAAAGCCGAGCTGACGCTGCTGTGGAATCTGGCTGGCGCGCTCGAAGGCCGTCGCGGCAAAGCCGATCAGCCGCAGCAACAACGCCTTGATTACAGTTTTTATATTGATCGGGAAGAAGGCCAAGCCGAGCGCGTCCGCATCGTACCGCGCAAACGTGGTGCGCCAATGGATAAACTCGTTGCCGAGCTGATGATTCTGGTCAACAGCCTGTGGGGAGCGAATCTACGCGATGCGCAAATCGCCGGCATTTATCGCTCGCAAGGCGGTGGCCGCGTCAAACTATCAACTCAACCGACTGCGCACGCTGGCCTCGGTGTTGATTGCTATATGTGGTCCAGCTCGCCGCTGCGCCGCGCGGTCGATTTCATCAACCAGCAACAACTGGTGGCGATGATACGCAATGAAAAGCCGCGCTATCAGAAAAATGACGCCGAGCTGTTTACCGCAATTTCGTCGTTTGACGCCGCGTACGCCGCTTATGCCGATTTTCAGGACAAAATGGAGCGCTACTGGTGCATCCGTTATCTAGAACAAGAGAATATGCGCGAATTCACCGCGCAAGTGATCAAGGAAAATCTGGTGCGCGTTGATGGCATGCCTCTGGTCTTGCGCGTGGGCGGCCTGCCAGAACTCCCGGCTGGGATGACAGTCTCACTACAGCTGATCAAGGTTGATTATCTGGAGCTGGCCGTCGAAGCCCGGATCGCCACCATTTAA
- the panD gene encoding aspartate 1-decarboxylase — MQRNMLKSKLHRVTATHAELHYEGSCAIDENLLEAANIREYEAIDIWNINNGARFSTYAIKGQRGSGIISVNGSAARHAQVGDLLIIATFADYSDDELHNHKPSLIYVDSNNRITHSSNAIATQTI, encoded by the coding sequence ATGCAACGCAATATGCTTAAATCCAAACTGCACCGCGTTACTGCAACGCATGCCGAATTGCACTACGAAGGCTCGTGCGCCATTGACGAAAACCTGCTTGAAGCGGCCAATATCCGCGAATACGAAGCAATTGATATCTGGAATATCAATAATGGCGCCCGTTTTTCGACCTACGCCATTAAAGGCCAACGTGGCTCGGGCATTATTTCGGTCAATGGCTCAGCCGCTCGCCACGCCCAGGTGGGCGACTTGCTGATTATTGCCACGTTTGCCGATTACAGCGATGACGAGCTGCACAATCACAAACCATCGCTGATTTATGTAGACAGCAATAATCGCATTACTCACAGCAGCAACGCGATTGCAACACAAACCATATAA